A portion of the Sulfurospirillum diekertiae genome contains these proteins:
- a CDS encoding CCA tRNA nucleotidyltransferase: MKLNCVFPAHFDQQIQNAIAFLKPYTKRAYLVGGSVRDLCLDEPLHDLDIEVYDIAPEAFDRLMTRMGAVGVGKSFFVYKLGNIDFSLPRVEHKSGVGHTAFEVAICQDEKEASRRRDFSVNAMMLNIFSGQLLDFWGGKEAIAHKTLSIIDEKSFREDSLRVLRAMQFSARLGFKVEPQSAEVMRNIDLSDLSRPRILWEFEKLFRASFLHYGLFYMYELRLFEKCFTCKVENHFFEIARELLRYKQNFEEALRPYYFVYIVANRLKQDSLQWFRMLDAPNHYLQTFKYQPFFEGEISDEMLLHVSLELPLKLWLGNYRNGVKEKACKLGIWNEIFTGDVSVQEVIRDGFEKEAIRHELKRRRIEKIKQVCK; encoded by the coding sequence ATGAAATTAAATTGCGTTTTCCCTGCGCATTTTGATCAACAAATACAAAATGCTATTGCATTTTTGAAGCCCTACACCAAGCGAGCTTATTTGGTAGGGGGCAGCGTGCGTGACCTCTGTTTAGATGAACCTTTGCACGATTTAGATATCGAAGTCTATGATATTGCCCCCGAGGCATTTGATCGCTTAATGACACGCATGGGTGCAGTGGGTGTGGGGAAAAGTTTTTTTGTCTATAAGCTTGGCAATATCGATTTTTCACTGCCTCGTGTTGAGCACAAAAGCGGTGTTGGACATACTGCCTTTGAAGTTGCTATCTGTCAAGATGAAAAAGAGGCATCAAGGCGTCGTGATTTTAGTGTGAATGCGATGATGCTGAATATCTTTAGCGGACAGTTGCTTGATTTCTGGGGTGGTAAAGAGGCGATTGCGCATAAGACGCTCTCTATCATAGATGAAAAAAGTTTTAGAGAAGACAGCCTTAGAGTGCTTCGTGCTATGCAATTTAGTGCACGCCTTGGCTTTAAGGTAGAGCCTCAAAGTGCGGAAGTGATGCGAAATATTGATCTAAGCGATTTGAGTCGTCCGCGTATTTTATGGGAGTTTGAAAAGCTCTTTCGCGCTTCCTTTTTGCACTATGGACTCTTTTACATGTATGAGCTTCGGCTCTTTGAAAAATGCTTTACATGTAAAGTTGAAAATCACTTTTTTGAAATTGCACGTGAATTGCTACGATACAAGCAAAATTTTGAAGAGGCACTTCGTCCTTACTATTTTGTTTATATCGTCGCAAATCGTTTAAAGCAAGATTCCTTACAATGGTTTAGGATGCTTGATGCACCCAATCATTATCTGCAAACCTTCAAGTATCAGCCTTTTTTTGAAGGGGAGATCAGCGATGAAATGCTTTTACATGTAAGCCTTGAATTGCCTCTTAAACTTTGGCTTGGAAATTACCGAAATGGTGTTAAAGAAAAAGCATGTAAACTTGGAATTTGGAATGAAATTTTTACAGGAGACGTCAGTGTCCAAGAGGTGATCCGTGATGGATTTGAAAAAGAAGCCATTAGGCATGAATTAAAACGAAGACGAATTGAAAAAATAAAACA